The proteins below come from a single Mercenaria mercenaria strain notata chromosome 3, MADL_Memer_1, whole genome shotgun sequence genomic window:
- the LOC123524506 gene encoding uncharacterized protein LOC123524506 yields MRLANFLTCHIVVLVCFCLKPVQANNEATSQTNEADKFELLLERIELLERRNVETEKKMEQMQHDFTLEKRSLTDRIAGLEKLENLRNGDNAHTNVPDRRQDAPQDDEKFKDERIDQDPGLKQTRINKSGPARVRRASVESEAAFFATVTPHDIQHLGENQNIVFDNAVTNIGNAYHTNHGIFTAPVDGTYVFCATVAGRHYTDGKDYYAHFDVNGKSVANFIAYPNEQSTQMIIVNLQSGDDVSVKNNRADDHILGATWTSFSGFLLYQNFVSSTNVLG; encoded by the exons ATGCGTCTTGCAAATTTTCTTACTTGTCACATTGTTGTCCTGGTTTGCTTCTGTCTGAAACCTGTTCAGGCAAACAACGAAGCAACTTCTCAGACAAATGAAGCTGACAAATTCGAGTTACTCTTAGAACGGATAGAACTTCTGGAACGCAGGAATGTTGAAACGGAGAAGAAAATGGAACAAATGCAACACGACTTTACTTTGGAAAAAAGGTCTCTGACAGATCGCATTGCTGGACTGGAAAAGTTAGAAAACTTAAGAAACGGCGATAACGCTCACACTAACGTTCCTGACAGACGTCAAGACGCGCCACAAGATGATGAGAAGTTCAAGGATGAAAGAATTGACCAAGATCCTGGGTTAAAACAAACTCGTATAAACAAGTCAG GTCCTGCAAGAGTACGACGTGCTTCTGTTGAGTCAGAGGCAGCTTTCTTTGCCACGGTTACACCGCATGACATACAACACTTGGGTGAAAATCAGAACATTGTATTTGATAACGCAGTTACCAACATTGGCAATGCCTATCATACTAACCATGGCATATTCACAGCCCCTGTTGACGGCACGTATGTATTTTGCGCTACTGTTGCTGGGCGCCATTATACAGATGGTAAAGATTACTACGCACATTTTGACGTAAATGGAAAATCAGTTGCTAACTTCATCGCATATCCTAATGAGCAATCAACACAGATGATCATTGTAAACCTTCAATCGGGCGACGACGTGTCTGTAAAAAACAACCGAGCAGACGACCATATTCTTGGGGCAACGTGGACGTCGTTTTCCGGATTCTTACTTTATCAGAATTTCGTTTCCTCAACAAATGTACTCGGCTAA